The Cloacibacterium sp. TD35 region AAGGAAGATGCGCTTAATGCAACTCCTGGTGCTCCAGCAATGGGTGTTTCTTCTGGTAACAGAGCTCAAACCACTACTAAACTTTCAGTTTTGAGAAGAAAATTGGCTGCGAGATTGGTTTCTGTGAAAAACGAAACAGCAATGTTAACTACCTTCAATGAAGTTGACATGTCTGAAATTTTCAGAATCAGAAAACAATACAAAGAAGAATTCGCTGCAAAACATGGAGTAGGTCTTGGTTTCATGTCTTTCTTTACAAAAGCGGTAACCAGAGCTTTACAGATGTATCCAGATGTAAACGCAATGATTGATGGAGATTATAAAATCAACAACGAATTCTGTGATATTTCTATCGCTGTTTCTGGCCCTAAAGGTTTAATGGTTCCTGTATTAAGAAATGCAGAAAACCTTACTTTAAGAGGAGTAGAAGCAAGTATTAAAGAACTAGCAACCAAAGTAAGAGATGGTAAAATCACCATCGAAGAAATGACAGGCGGTACATTTACCATTACCAATGGTGGTGTTTTCGGGTCTATGCTTTCTACACCAATTATCAATCCACCTCAATCTGCAATTTTAGGTATGCACAACATTATCGAAAGACCAGTTGCGGTAAATGGCAAAGTAGAAATCAGACCAATGATGTATTTAGCAGTTTCTTATGACCACAGAATTATTGATGGTAGAGAATCTGTAGGTTTCTTAGTTGCAGTAAAAGAAGCGCTAGACAATCCAGTAGAAATTCTAATGGGTGGCGACGAAAGAAAAGCCCTAGAACTTTAATTTCTTAGAAAAAAAAGTCATAAATATTAAGTATTTATGAAATAAATAACTCCCGCTGATTTTTCGGCGGGATTTTTGTTATCTTTATTTCATCATAAAATTTTAAAAATGTATTCTTCAATTACTCAAAACATCAAAGTTTCTGTAATCCCAGAATATGATGTTAAAAACTCCTTTCCTGCAGATAATCGCTTTGTTTTCAGATACAATATTGTCATAGAAAACCTAGGAAATGATGCAGTAAAACTCATGAAAAGAAGGTGGCTTATTTATGATGTAAGTTTCGGATTTACAGAAGTGATGGGAGATGGCGTAATCGGCATGACACCAGAATTACAACCAGGAGAGTCTTTCAGCTACTTTTCTAACGTCATTTTGCGTTCAGGAGTAGGTAATATGCAAGGAAATTACATTTTTAAAAATTTAGAAACTCTAGAAAATTTTGAGTCTGATATTCCTAAATTTAATCTGGTTTCAGAAGTCCTTTGCAATTAGTTTTAAAATAAAAATTCACGTAAAGAAGTCGGAGCTGGTGTTCTGACTTTTTTATTTTAGATATTATAAAACTTTCAAATTCTTACTAAAAAGTGCTGGTAATTCATCATTTTCAGTAATCAGAAGTCTTTCAAAGGCCAATAAAGAAATTTTAGCGCAGACTTCTGCATCTGCTCCAGCTCGGTGATGCGTAAATTGTATATCATGACAGTTAGCGAGGTTTTTCAAACCATAACTCGTTAGATTTTTCCAAGATTTTTTGGCAATCTGTATGCTGCAGAGATATTCTGTTTTAGGCTTGAAAATTCCATAATAATCAAGGCAACTGCGCAAAACTCCTGCGTCAAAAGAAGCATTGTGGGCAATCATAAGATTTCCGTAGAGCAAATCTTCTATTTCGTACCAAATTTCGTCAAAAGTAGGAGCATGAGCTACATCTTTTGGATAAATCCCATGAACATTGATGTTGTGTGGATTGAAATAAGGGAAACTCGGCGGTTTAATGAGCCAAGTTTTGGTTTCTACAATTTCAGAATTTTCTACCACGCAGATTCCTAATTCACACGCAGAGTTTCTCTCGTGTGTAGCTGTTTCGAAATCTAATGCAACAAAATTCATGTGTATTTTTTTGAAATAATATTAAAGAAAATGTTTAAAAATCAACCATTTACTTTGGTAATAGTCTTTAATTTGATGTTTGCTTCTTAATTTTAAACTTTCGGCAAACATTCCATAAAAACCAAAATGTGCTTTTAGTACGGCAATTAAGTGAGGGAATCCATCTTTCATCCCGAAATAAATGCCTGCAATTCCATCTAAAACCAATCTTAATGGAATAATCCAAAAAAGACTAGAAGTAGGTAAGTTTTTAAGGAGCATGGTCAAATTGTTTCTAAAATTAAGAAACGTTTTTTGTGGAGATTGCTTGTTAAGTGTTCCACCGCCAACATGAAAAACAGTAGATTTTCCGCAATAATAAATTTTTCTTCCAGCATTTTTGAGACGCCAGCATAAGTCTATTTCTTCTTGATGGGCAAAAAATCTTTCATCAAAACCTTTCATCTTCCAGAAATCCTCTCTTCTAATGAATAAAGCACAACCAGTTGCCCAAAAAATCTCTTTTTCATCATCATATTGTCCCAAATCTTCTTCTATCGTTTCGAAAACTCTCCCTCTACAATAAGGATAACCAAGATGATCAATCATCCCGCCTGCTGCACCTGCAAATTCAAAATATTTTGAATTTTTAAAAGCCCTAATTTTAGGCTGAATTGCAGCGATATCAGGATTTTTGTCAAAAAGTTCCAGAATAGGTGTAATCCAATTTTCGGTCACTTCTACATCAGAATTCAGCAAACAATAGATTTCTTCATTTATATGTTGTAAACCTTCGTTGTAACCACCAGCAAAGCCAGAGTTTTTAGCATTGATGATGATTTTTACGGTAGGGAAATATTTTTCTACAAAAGCAACAGAATCATCTGTAGAAGCATTGTCTATTACATAAACCGTAGCTTCGTCAGAATATTCTAACACGTTTGGTAAGAATTTTTCTAACCATTTTTTTCCGTTCCAATTGAGTATAGCGATAGCAGTTTTCAAAATAAAATTTTCGTTAAATAGGGTAGTCTTTTCCTTGGTACATCATTTCATCAGTAAGACGGTTTTTATATTTCCATCTTTTATGTGTCCAAAGCCAGTTTTCAGGTTGTTTTTTGATGAGTTCTTCTAATAATTTCATGTATTTAATCACCAATTCTTCACCTTCGAATGTTTCGTTTTCTGGAGTGATTTCTGAGAAGGTTAATTGATATTTACCGCGTCTTACTTTAATGATTTCTGTAAAACAATACATGAGATTTTCTTTATTTGGCAACCTGTTGTACCCTGTAAAAACAGGAGTCCTTTGATTTAGGAAGTTTACACCAAGTTGGATTTTGGTTTTAAACGGAGATTGATCTGCAGCAAAGCCATAAAGAGAATTTCCATCACTTTTTTCAGTGAAAAAATGTTTCATTACATTTTTTGTTTCCAGTAATTTAATTCCGAATTTTGCTCTAGACTGAATGATTTTTTTGTCCCAAAAATCGCTTTCTAGTTTTTTATAAATGCCATAAAAATTTTCTTGAGGGACATTGTTTTGTAAAGCAATAGAAAGTTCCCAGTTAAAATTATGCCCAGCCAATAAAATCACATTTTTCTTTTCTTCATGCGCTTTTTTTAAAACATCGAGACCTCTATAATCTACCAATTCAGAGAGTTCTTTTTCGCTTATTGAGAAAATTTTAAGTGTTTCTATCATAAAATCGCCAAAGTTTCTAAAAAACTTTTTGCTGATATCTTTCAATTCTGCTTCAGATTTCTCGGGGAAAGAATTTCTAAGATTTTCTAAAACCATTTTCTTTCGATACCCGATTATATAATAATTAAGGTAGAAAAATACATCCGAAAAGCGATAGAGTACTTTTAAGGGAAGTTTAGAAAAAAATAATAATATTTGGAATGATAATTGGTTCACGGTTCTAAATTAAGTTGCAAATTTACAAAATCATTACTTTAGTTGTTTATTTATTATATTTGAACCGAAATAAAAATCGAAAATACTAACTTCATCTTACAGAAATATGAACATTAAAAAATCAATACTAAAATTAGCTTTTGTGAGCATTTTGTTGCCAACTGTTTTTTCGGCACAAACTTCTACTTTGACAGGAGCTGAAAAATTAGAAGCTAAGAAAAAATCAGAAGCAGAAAAGGCCTCTTATGCAAAACCTTATGACGAAGCCGAAAATGCAGAACAAAAAATTGCAGAATTGGTAAAAAAAGCGAAAAAAGAGAATAAAAACATCATGCTACAAGCAGGAGGAAACTGGTGTATTTGGTGTTTGAGATTTAATAATTTCGTGCAAACTACCCCAGAATTAAAGAATTTGGTAGATGAAAATTACATTTATTATCACTTAAATTATTCTCCGAAAAATAAAAACGAGAAAATTTTTGCGCAATACGGAAATCCCGGTGAAAAATATGGTTATCCTGTTTTCATAGTTCTTGATAAAAATGGAAAGCAAATTCATACGCAAGAAAGCGGTTCGCTGGAAGAAGGAAAAGGCTACAGCCTAGAAAAAGTAAAAACGTTCTTCGAAGCTTGGAAACCTAAAAAATAATAAAAAAAGAGTTGAAATTTTTCAACTCTTTTTTTTGTAAATTTTACAATAATTTTTTCAAAATATTGAGCTTAGCGTTAGAATAAGGAGGATATTTCAATTCTGGCTCTAGATAATTAGATTTTTTGAGAATTGCTTTTTGATGAGAAAATGCAATAAATCCAAATTTTCCATGATAATGCCCGATTCCAGAATTTCCTACACCTCCAAATGGAAGTCTGTCATTGCTCAAATGCATCAAAGTATCATTGATACAGCCGCCACCAAAACTTAATTTCTCGGTGAAAAGTTCTTGTTCTTTAGCATCATTGCTGAATAAATAGGCAGAAAGCGGTTTTTCACCTTCCACTACGGTTTGCATTGCAGTTTCTAGATTTTTATAAGTCAAAATCGGTAAAATAGGACCGAAAATTTCTTCTTGCATTACTAAATCCTCCCAAGTTACGTTGTCTAAAACAGTAGGTGAGATGTATCTTTTTTCACGGTTAGTTTCGCCTCCGAAAACCACTTTTTCGTGGTCAATCATCTTTTCTAATCGGTCAAAATTCCTCTCGTTGATGATTTTACAATAATGGTCTACGTTATCAGTATAGTTTCTTTTTTTGATTTCTTCGATGAGAACTTTTAAAAATTTCGCTTTAATATTTTCTGCAACGTACAGATAATCAGGTGCTACACAAGTTTGACCAGCGTTGATGAATTTTCCCCAGACAATTCTTCTCGCTGCAATGTTTAAATCAGCTTTTTCGGTCACGAATGCTGGAGATTTTCCACCCAATTCTAAAGTTACTGGCGTTAAATGTTCTGCAGCAGCTTTGTAAACGATTTTTCC contains the following coding sequences:
- the odhB gene encoding 2-oxoglutarate dehydrogenase complex dihydrolipoyllysine-residue succinyltransferase — encoded protein: MSILEMKVPSPGESITEVEIATWLVKDGDYVEKDQAIAEVDSDKATLELPAEQAGIITLKAEEGEVVKVGQVVCLIDMSAAKPEGAAATVAEAPKTEEAPKVEAPKPAAAPAATYATNSPSPAAKKILDEKGIDASAVSGTGRDGRITKEDALNATPGAPAMGVSSGNRAQTTTKLSVLRRKLAARLVSVKNETAMLTTFNEVDMSEIFRIRKQYKEEFAAKHGVGLGFMSFFTKAVTRALQMYPDVNAMIDGDYKINNEFCDISIAVSGPKGLMVPVLRNAENLTLRGVEASIKELATKVRDGKITIEEMTGGTFTITNGGVFGSMLSTPIINPPQSAILGMHNIIERPVAVNGKVEIRPMMYLAVSYDHRIIDGRESVGFLVAVKEALDNPVEILMGGDERKALEL
- the apaG gene encoding Co2+/Mg2+ efflux protein ApaG codes for the protein MYSSITQNIKVSVIPEYDVKNSFPADNRFVFRYNIVIENLGNDAVKLMKRRWLIYDVSFGFTEVMGDGVIGMTPELQPGESFSYFSNVILRSGVGNMQGNYIFKNLETLENFESDIPKFNLVSEVLCN
- a CDS encoding 3'-5' exonuclease is translated as MNFVALDFETATHERNSACELGICVVENSEIVETKTWLIKPPSFPYFNPHNINVHGIYPKDVAHAPTFDEIWYEIEDLLYGNLMIAHNASFDAGVLRSCLDYYGIFKPKTEYLCSIQIAKKSWKNLTSYGLKNLANCHDIQFTHHRAGADAEVCAKISLLAFERLLITENDELPALFSKNLKVL
- a CDS encoding glycosyltransferase family 2 protein, giving the protein MKTAIAILNWNGKKWLEKFLPNVLEYSDEATVYVIDNASTDDSVAFVEKYFPTVKIIINAKNSGFAGGYNEGLQHINEEIYCLLNSDVEVTENWITPILELFDKNPDIAAIQPKIRAFKNSKYFEFAGAAGGMIDHLGYPYCRGRVFETIEEDLGQYDDEKEIFWATGCALFIRREDFWKMKGFDERFFAHQEEIDLCWRLKNAGRKIYYCGKSTVFHVGGGTLNKQSPQKTFLNFRNNLTMLLKNLPTSSLFWIIPLRLVLDGIAGIYFGMKDGFPHLIAVLKAHFGFYGMFAESLKLRSKHQIKDYYQSKWLIFKHFL
- a CDS encoding lysophospholipid acyltransferase family protein, giving the protein MNQLSFQILLFFSKLPLKVLYRFSDVFFYLNYYIIGYRKKMVLENLRNSFPEKSEAELKDISKKFFRNFGDFMIETLKIFSISEKELSELVDYRGLDVLKKAHEEKKNVILLAGHNFNWELSIALQNNVPQENFYGIYKKLESDFWDKKIIQSRAKFGIKLLETKNVMKHFFTEKSDGNSLYGFAADQSPFKTKIQLGVNFLNQRTPVFTGYNRLPNKENLMYCFTEIIKVRRGKYQLTFSEITPENETFEGEELVIKYMKLLEELIKKQPENWLWTHKRWKYKNRLTDEMMYQGKDYPI
- a CDS encoding thioredoxin family protein, which codes for MKKSILKLAFVSILLPTVFSAQTSTLTGAEKLEAKKKSEAEKASYAKPYDEAENAEQKIAELVKKAKKENKNIMLQAGGNWCIWCLRFNNFVQTTPELKNLVDENYIYYHLNYSPKNKNEKIFAQYGNPGEKYGYPVFIVLDKNGKQIHTQESGSLEEGKGYSLEKVKTFFEAWKPKK
- a CDS encoding aldehyde dehydrogenase, with protein sequence MNYADILQQQKTFFNTHATKDLNFRKAQLQKLKKVVKSNEKLLYDAIYQDFGKSEFETFGTEISFVYKDIDYYLKNLKSFAKPKNVLTNIVNQMGSSKIVFEPLGNCLVIGAWNYPYQLTLTPVIAAIAAGNTCMIKPSELPESTMKAMAKLINENFDAQFLYVVEGGVEETTAILKLRFDKIFFTGSPRVGKIVYKAAAEHLTPVTLELGGKSPAFVTEKADLNIAARRIVWGKFINAGQTCVAPDYLYVAENIKAKFLKVLIEEIKKRNYTDNVDHYCKIINERNFDRLEKMIDHEKVVFGGETNREKRYISPTVLDNVTWEDLVMQEEIFGPILPILTYKNLETAMQTVVEGEKPLSAYLFSNDAKEQELFTEKLSFGGGCINDTLMHLSNDRLPFGGVGNSGIGHYHGKFGFIAFSHQKAILKKSNYLEPELKYPPYSNAKLNILKKLL